One stretch of Ictalurus punctatus breed USDA103 chromosome 5, Coco_2.0, whole genome shotgun sequence DNA includes these proteins:
- the LOC128632846 gene encoding skin secretory protein xP2, giving the protein MRKQQVAMSAAEEASIWALLRSSLELSKQLAEDISQCKAELRATSSLAPYTQKFFWGGAVRTAELQPEAYGEVSAVELSPEVNMATSEGQAEEAAPLPCTAKEAALLPSPAEEAVPLPCTAEEAVPLPCTAEEAVPLPCTAEEAVPLPCTAEEAVPLPCTAEEAVPLPSTAEEAVPLPRPARGGRPALQCRRGWHPEFQSCRGWRPASQGRCPASQCRQGRCSGFQPWWGCCSAPLLPDGGCFAFCRSERQFAQGPGTPVGGGFLVLRGEHPLEGGSVTPRPAEGNAVHLLTGHVTLLFSFTSRLDTECDLHSALDTLQIANEVYFPSMYPAGYKQSPLSCRISDLSCTKVLQEECVLNRPALQNSWRISFLHIIFSFIEILQVFLQENELKIQ; this is encoded by the exons atgcggaagcagcaggtcGCTATGAGCGCCGCCGAAGAGGCCAGTATTTGGGCGCTTCTCCGTTCGTCCCTGGAGTTGAGCAAACAGCTCGCAgaggacatttctcagtgcaAAGCCGAGCTGCGCGCCACGTCGTCCCTCGCGCCATATacccagaaatttttttgggggggggcagtgaggacagcagagctccagcctgaggcctatggggaggtctcagctgtggagctctcacctgaggtcaacatggcgacctcagagggacaggctgaggaggctgccccgctgccctgcacagccaaGGAGGCCGCcctgctgcccagtccagctgaggaggccgtcccgctgccctgcacggccgaggaggccgtcccgctgccctgcacggccgaggaggccgtcccgctgccctgcacggccgaggaggccgtcccgctgccctgcacggccgaggaggccgtcccgctgccctgcacggccgaggaggccgtcccgctgcccagcacggccgaggaggccgtcccgctgccccgcCCGGCCCGAGGAggccgcccagccctccagtgccGCCGAGGGTGGCACCCAGAGTTCCAGAGCTGCCGGGGGTGGCGCCCAGCATCCCAGGGGCGGTGTCCTGCGTCCCAGTGCCGCCAGGGGCGGTGCTCTGGCTTTCAACCCTGGTGGGGATgctgctctgctcctctgctgcccGACGGAGGCTGCTTCGCTTTCTGTCGTAGCGAAAGACAGTTCGCACAGGGGCCCGGGACCCctgttggaggggggttcttggtgctccggggggagcaccctttggaggggggttctgttacgccacggccagcagagggcaatGCGGTACATctgctgactggtcacgtgactcttttgttttcgttcacttcccgcttggacactga gtgtgatTTGCACTCTGCCTTGGACACTTTACAGATTGCAAATGAAGTTTATTTCCCCAGTATGTATCCTGCAGGATACAAACAATCACCCTTGTCCTGCAGAATTTCAGATCTATCCTGCACAAAAGTCCTGCAGGAAGAGTGTGTTTTAAATAGACCTGCATTACAAAATTCCTGGAGGATATCATTCCTGCATATAATTTTTTCCTTCATAGAAATCCTGCAGGTATTTCTACAGGAAAATGAGCTGAAAATCCAGTAG